One genomic segment of Rhodohalobacter mucosus includes these proteins:
- a CDS encoding pyruvate dehydrogenase complex dihydrolipoamide acetyltransferase gives MAEKIEMPKLSDTMEEGVIAKWNVKEGDKVESGDVIAEVETDKATMEVEVFDAGTILKILVDEGDAVPLGGAMAIVGEEGEDITGLLEENGEKESGKEEQKKEKEAKKEKSESKGSSGDFDPILGDVNGKDSSSKTGGTSGTAPSTQSDENGRIKASPLARKMAEDKGIDLSSVSGSGPEGRIIKKDIEEYKESAGTVAAEAPSYASEESEEVKISQMRKAIARRLSESKFSSPHFYETIDIDMEAAMKARASLNEVSEVKISFNDIIVKACAHALRRHPDVNSSWMDDVIRRHGDVNVAVAVAIDEGLMTPVINHCDKKNLRQISSETRELAELARNRKLQPEQMEGSTFTISNLGMFGIEEFTAIINPPNACILAVGAIRDVPVVKNGEVVPGKRMKVTLSSDHRIVDGAKAAQFLNTVRQMLENPLSMLL, from the coding sequence ATGGCTGAAAAAATAGAGATGCCCAAGCTTAGCGACACAATGGAAGAAGGAGTGATCGCCAAGTGGAATGTGAAAGAAGGGGACAAAGTGGAATCCGGCGATGTAATCGCTGAAGTGGAGACCGACAAGGCAACCATGGAGGTTGAGGTTTTTGATGCCGGCACCATACTGAAGATTTTGGTGGATGAAGGGGATGCCGTGCCTCTGGGCGGTGCGATGGCCATTGTGGGTGAAGAGGGTGAAGACATAACCGGCCTGCTTGAGGAGAACGGAGAAAAAGAGTCCGGAAAAGAGGAGCAGAAGAAAGAGAAAGAAGCGAAAAAGGAGAAATCTGAATCCAAAGGCTCATCCGGGGATTTTGACCCGATTCTGGGGGATGTAAACGGTAAAGACAGCTCTTCAAAAACCGGAGGAACATCCGGGACTGCACCATCAACTCAGAGCGATGAAAACGGACGAATCAAGGCCTCACCATTAGCCAGAAAAATGGCTGAGGATAAAGGAATTGACCTTTCATCTGTATCAGGTTCAGGACCTGAAGGCCGTATTATCAAAAAAGATATTGAAGAGTATAAGGAGAGTGCCGGTACTGTTGCAGCCGAAGCGCCATCCTACGCCTCCGAAGAGTCGGAAGAGGTGAAAATTTCTCAAATGCGTAAAGCGATTGCGCGGCGGCTGTCGGAAAGCAAATTCAGCAGTCCCCACTTCTATGAGACGATTGATATCGATATGGAAGCCGCAATGAAGGCGCGTGCCTCCCTGAATGAAGTGAGCGAGGTAAAAATCAGCTTCAATGATATTATTGTGAAAGCCTGTGCACATGCACTGCGCCGCCATCCCGACGTCAATTCGTCATGGATGGATGATGTGATACGCAGACACGGCGATGTGAATGTAGCCGTAGCCGTTGCCATTGATGAAGGACTTATGACTCCGGTTATCAACCATTGTGACAAGAAGAATCTGCGGCAAATCTCATCCGAAACCAGGGAACTTGCGGAGCTTGCACGCAACAGAAAACTGCAACCGGAGCAGATGGAAGGCAGCACGTTCACCATCAGCAATCTGGGTATGTTCGGCATTGAAGAGTTTACTGCAATCATAAACCCGCCCAACGCCTGTATTCTGGCCGTGGGAGCCATACGAGACGTACCTGTAGTGAAAAACGGGGAGGTTGTACCCGGTAAGCGCATGAAAGTAACGCTTTCCAGCGATCACAGAATTGTAGATGGTGCAAAAGCCGCACAATTTCTGAACACGGTACGGCAAATGCTGGAGAATCCGCTCTCTATGCTGCTATAG
- a CDS encoding pyruvate dehydrogenase complex E1 component subunit beta produces MAELQFREAIREAIDEEMDRDERVFIMGEEVAEYNGAYKVTEGMLDKYGFRRVIDTPISELGFAGIGVGAAMNGLRPIVEFMTFNFAVLAADQIINHASKARYMLGGQLDIPIVFRGPNASAGQLGATHSVAYDSMYAQFPGMSVIYPSEPDDAKGLLKSAIRNNDTVLFMESEQMYGMKGEVSEEEDYIIPIGKAKVKREGDDVTIVASGKMYHIAKQAADQLEKDGVEAEIIDPRTIKPLDIETIIESVKKTNRCVIVDEAHPFGGLAAEAGFLIQRDAFDYLDAPVRRVTLPDVSAPFSKSLFDLWLPDAKQVIQAVNSVTYRG; encoded by the coding sequence ATGGCTGAATTACAATTTAGAGAAGCAATACGCGAGGCGATCGATGAGGAGATGGACCGCGACGAACGCGTTTTTATCATGGGTGAAGAAGTTGCTGAATACAACGGAGCCTATAAGGTTACAGAGGGCATGCTCGACAAATACGGTTTCAGGCGGGTGATCGATACACCGATTTCAGAGCTTGGATTCGCAGGCATCGGTGTGGGTGCCGCCATGAATGGCCTTCGACCCATCGTTGAGTTTATGACCTTCAACTTTGCCGTTCTCGCTGCCGACCAGATTATCAATCATGCGTCAAAAGCCAGGTATATGCTGGGCGGACAGCTCGACATCCCCATCGTATTCCGGGGTCCCAATGCTTCTGCAGGGCAGCTGGGAGCAACCCACTCGGTAGCTTACGACTCCATGTATGCCCAGTTTCCGGGGATGAGCGTTATCTATCCCTCTGAGCCGGATGATGCAAAAGGCCTGCTGAAATCAGCAATCCGAAACAATGACACGGTTCTGTTTATGGAATCGGAGCAAATGTACGGTATGAAAGGCGAGGTTTCCGAGGAGGAAGATTACATCATACCGATCGGCAAAGCGAAAGTAAAAAGAGAAGGTGACGATGTGACGATTGTGGCATCGGGTAAAATGTATCATATCGCAAAACAAGCCGCTGATCAGCTTGAGAAAGACGGTGTGGAAGCGGAGATCATCGATCCCAGAACAATAAAGCCTCTCGACATTGAAACCATTATTGAATCCGTAAAGAAAACGAATAGGTGTGTGATTGTTGATGAAGCTCACCCATTTGGAGGGTTGGCGGCTGAAGCCGGATTTTTGATTCAGCGTGACGCTTTCGACTACCTGGACGCACCCGTAAGAAGAGTAACGCTGCCCGATGTAAGTGCACCGTTCTCAAAATCACTCTTTGATCTGTGGCTGCCTGATGCAAAGCAGGTAATCCAGGCCGTGAATTCAGTAACCTACAGGGGCTGA
- a CDS encoding ABC transporter ATP-binding protein codes for MISVENLTKQYKAGKPVFKGISETFESGRCIGIFGPNGSGKTTFLRILSVNSFPTSGTVLYNGINIHEEPGKYLGHLGLVHDEESLPLHLTAGELLEWILRKRKLWDNGGSGKIQEIFDRLSLPEYHDPMGTYSTGMKKKAQIAAAFIVKPDVLIMDEPLRGLDQTTRGVVTRMIGEARGRGALIFMSSHSAENLSELFDDQLEFPMKK; via the coding sequence ATGATTTCTGTAGAAAATCTTACCAAGCAGTACAAAGCGGGAAAACCTGTTTTTAAAGGAATTTCCGAGACGTTTGAGTCAGGAAGGTGCATCGGGATATTTGGTCCCAATGGCTCAGGCAAGACCACGTTCCTCAGGATATTGTCGGTAAACTCCTTTCCCACATCCGGTACGGTCTTGTACAACGGTATCAATATTCATGAGGAGCCCGGAAAATATCTGGGCCATCTGGGGCTGGTTCACGATGAAGAGAGCCTGCCGCTGCATCTAACAGCCGGGGAGCTTCTGGAGTGGATTCTCAGGAAGAGGAAGCTGTGGGATAACGGCGGTTCAGGGAAAATTCAAGAAATTTTTGATCGTCTGAGCCTACCCGAATATCATGACCCAATGGGTACCTACTCCACAGGAATGAAAAAGAAAGCGCAAATTGCCGCTGCTTTCATAGTGAAACCCGATGTGCTGATAATGGATGAACCACTGCGGGGGCTGGATCAGACCACCCGTGGAGTGGTAACCCGAATGATCGGTGAAGCTCGCGGGAGGGGAGCCCTTATCTTCATGTCGTCGCACTCGGCCGAAAACCTGAGCGAACTGTTTGACGATCAGCTGGAATTTCCAATGAAAAAATAG
- a CDS encoding YihY/virulence factor BrkB family protein, producing the protein MIQKIKYLVAETIRKAGQDDIITQGAAIAFYTIFSFAPLFILIVALGNLFLSQQMFEAQIKEFLPRLLDPDTVDLLTSYMESKATEGEGLLTTIFALVIVVFGATAVIGQLKSTLNRIWNVSEVRIHSVWNFLLNRLLSFGIIILISLLLIFSLLAEAAFAVVAEFFVGLVPDLELALFRVSAQLGTIGFSTIFFLLIFKILPDVNAPWKDLLIGSLVTTFLFLIGKYIIGFYFTSTDIEAAYRAAGSLVILILWVYYNVQTILLGAVFTQVYTKKYGGTIQPYRYVSLGGRADRPDSNGSEN; encoded by the coding sequence ATGATACAAAAGATTAAATACCTGGTTGCAGAAACCATTCGGAAAGCCGGACAGGATGATATTATCACCCAGGGGGCTGCCATTGCATTCTATACCATCTTCTCCTTCGCACCGCTCTTTATCCTGATTGTAGCTCTTGGAAACCTGTTCCTGAGTCAGCAGATGTTTGAGGCACAGATCAAGGAGTTTCTGCCCCGCCTGCTTGATCCGGATACCGTGGACCTTCTTACCTCCTATATGGAGAGCAAAGCAACGGAAGGAGAAGGCCTGCTCACTACCATTTTTGCCTTGGTAATTGTGGTTTTTGGTGCAACTGCGGTGATTGGGCAGCTAAAATCAACGCTGAACCGGATCTGGAATGTATCGGAAGTACGAATTCATTCTGTATGGAATTTTCTTCTGAACCGGCTTCTCTCATTTGGAATCATTATCCTTATCAGCCTGCTGCTGATCTTCTCTCTGCTTGCTGAAGCTGCATTTGCGGTGGTTGCAGAATTTTTTGTGGGACTTGTGCCCGACCTTGAATTGGCTCTTTTTCGGGTTTCAGCACAGCTGGGAACAATTGGTTTTTCCACTATTTTCTTTCTGCTGATTTTTAAAATCCTTCCGGATGTGAACGCTCCATGGAAAGATCTGCTGATCGGCTCGCTTGTCACAACGTTCCTTTTCCTGATAGGCAAATATATCATCGGCTTTTATTTTACCAGCACCGACATCGAAGCCGCTTACCGTGCAGCCGGATCCCTGGTAATCCTGATTCTCTGGGTATACTACAATGTGCAGACTATTCTGCTCGGTGCCGTCTTCACCCAGGTGTATACGAAGAAGTACGGGGGCACTATACAGCCCTACCGCTATGTATCGCTTGGCGGGCGTGCTGACCGGCCTGATTCGAACGGATCAGAGAATTAA
- a CDS encoding DUF502 domain-containing protein — MKTFFNYFLRGLLFIFPIFATFYVVLQLINWIDNAFSSLFDQWLPINIPGLGVVTALIAIALLGFIVSRAISRPLFTYFDQLLARIPLVKIIYTALKDFIEAFVGDKKKFNRPVIVTLTDGIDRLGFITEKDLSFLGLPDRVAVYCPHSYNFSGNLFLVEPSRIKPVNINPADAMKFAVSAGVTQIEQTAE, encoded by the coding sequence ATGAAAACATTTTTCAATTACTTCCTTCGGGGACTTCTATTCATCTTTCCGATTTTTGCAACCTTCTATGTTGTGCTGCAATTGATCAACTGGATTGATAATGCTTTTTCTTCCCTTTTTGATCAATGGCTTCCTATAAATATACCCGGCCTGGGCGTTGTAACGGCGCTCATTGCTATTGCGCTGCTTGGTTTTATTGTGAGCCGTGCCATTTCCAGGCCCCTCTTTACCTATTTTGATCAGCTTCTGGCGCGCATACCGCTGGTAAAAATTATCTATACCGCCCTTAAAGACTTTATTGAAGCCTTTGTTGGTGACAAAAAGAAGTTTAACCGGCCTGTTATTGTTACACTTACCGATGGCATTGATCGCCTGGGTTTTATAACGGAAAAAGATCTTTCCTTTCTGGGCCTGCCCGACAGGGTTGCAGTTTACTGCCCCCACTCCTATAACTTTTCCGGAAACCTGTTTTTGGTTGAGCCGTCCCGCATCAAACCGGTAAACATAAATCCGGCTGATGCCATGAAGTTTGCAGTGAGCGCCGGAGTCACACAAATTGAACAAACCGCTGAATAA
- the alaS gene encoding alanine--tRNA ligase, with product MPVKTSAEIRREFLDFFKEKGHLIVDSAPVVPQNDPSLLFTNAGMNQFKPIFLGEKEGLRRNGKLWQRAADTQKCIRVSGKHNDLEEVGHDTYHHTLFEMLGNWSFGDYFKEEAIEWAWELLVDRWGLEPDRLYATVFGGDSDDGLPVDTQAEELWRSKTNINPDHILRFGRADNFWEMGETGPCGPCSEIHIDLRSEEDRKKIPGAELVNRDDPRVMEIWNLVFIQFNRQQGGSLNKLPAQHVDTGMGFERISAVLQGKTSNYDSDVFQPIIQNIGSIAGKSYGTDESTDIAMRVIADHIRAVSFSIADGASPSNEGRGYVIRRILRRAVRYGWDSLGLREPFMFRLVPVLAAQFTDVFPELHSQLEFVQNVIRAEEKSFLKTLGQGIELFESVITDSNKISGDDAFKLHDTYGFPIDLTQLMAREKGVEVDTERFEELMNEQKERARSSGKFMASAKSEIEWTVVSDEGSQFVGYDELETECCIIAYATEKKKHFLILDRTPFYAESGGQVADTGTLVQNGKTIHVVDVQKSADGHVHEVDALPDDPSGTWLASVHGKRRAEIEKHHSATHLMHAALREVLGEHVSQKGSLVAPDRLRFDFSHYDALKENELNEIEALVNKKVRENIPLIEERDVPVGEARKRGAMMLFGEKYGDRVRVITFDPGFSVELCGGTHVNASGSIGYFRFTGETSVASGIRRVEAVAGEAADSELRQEKLLVERVQTLLGAQKDVVAGIEELMAKNKELEKELQQLKQAEAGDALDTVLASAAEVEGVQLYTGTVPHAEMDTLKQLGYEAIQKTKERSVIVLGSVDEESGKVYLMAALTDDLVGRGIKAGALVSNLGKIVGGGGGGQPNLATAGGRFPDKLQEAMDAVAGWIKEQLS from the coding sequence ATGCCAGTTAAGACTTCGGCTGAAATACGCCGGGAATTTCTCGATTTTTTTAAGGAAAAAGGCCATCTGATTGTTGACAGTGCACCCGTTGTGCCTCAAAATGATCCTTCCCTGTTGTTTACAAATGCGGGAATGAACCAGTTCAAGCCAATATTTCTCGGTGAAAAGGAGGGGCTCAGACGCAATGGCAAACTATGGCAGCGGGCAGCGGATACCCAAAAGTGCATCCGTGTGAGCGGCAAGCATAACGACCTGGAGGAGGTGGGCCACGATACCTACCATCACACCCTATTTGAGATGCTGGGAAACTGGTCGTTCGGAGATTATTTTAAGGAAGAGGCTATCGAGTGGGCCTGGGAGCTTCTTGTAGATCGCTGGGGACTTGAACCCGACCGATTGTATGCTACGGTATTCGGTGGTGATTCTGATGATGGACTACCGGTTGATACGCAAGCTGAAGAGCTCTGGCGGTCAAAAACGAATATTAATCCGGATCATATTCTCAGGTTCGGCCGGGCGGACAATTTCTGGGAGATGGGTGAAACCGGCCCATGCGGACCGTGTTCGGAAATCCACATCGACCTGCGCAGTGAAGAGGATCGCAAAAAAATACCCGGTGCGGAGCTTGTAAACAGGGACGACCCGCGGGTTATGGAAATCTGGAATCTGGTATTCATTCAGTTTAACAGGCAGCAGGGCGGTTCGCTGAATAAACTGCCCGCACAGCACGTGGATACCGGTATGGGTTTTGAACGGATCAGTGCTGTTCTGCAGGGTAAAACCTCCAACTACGACTCTGACGTATTTCAGCCGATTATACAGAATATCGGATCGATAGCGGGCAAGTCGTACGGTACGGACGAGTCTACCGATATTGCGATGAGAGTGATCGCAGACCATATACGAGCGGTCAGCTTTTCGATTGCAGACGGCGCTTCTCCCTCCAATGAAGGCAGGGGATACGTGATCCGGCGTATTTTGCGTCGGGCCGTTCGATACGGATGGGACAGTCTCGGATTACGGGAACCGTTTATGTTCAGACTGGTACCCGTACTGGCTGCACAGTTTACGGATGTGTTTCCGGAACTGCACTCTCAGCTTGAGTTTGTGCAAAACGTTATCAGGGCGGAAGAGAAAAGCTTTCTGAAGACACTGGGCCAGGGCATTGAACTGTTTGAATCCGTGATCACTGATTCCAATAAGATTTCAGGTGATGATGCTTTCAAATTACACGATACATACGGATTTCCGATCGATCTAACCCAGCTCATGGCCAGGGAAAAAGGAGTGGAAGTGGATACGGAGCGATTTGAAGAACTGATGAACGAGCAGAAAGAGCGCGCACGCTCATCCGGCAAGTTTATGGCATCGGCAAAAAGCGAGATAGAGTGGACGGTGGTAAGCGATGAAGGGTCACAATTTGTGGGATACGATGAACTAGAAACGGAGTGCTGCATCATTGCTTATGCAACCGAAAAGAAAAAGCATTTTCTGATCCTTGACCGTACTCCGTTTTATGCCGAATCGGGCGGGCAGGTTGCAGACACCGGGACTCTTGTACAGAATGGCAAAACCATCCATGTTGTGGATGTTCAGAAATCAGCCGATGGCCATGTTCATGAAGTGGACGCACTGCCGGATGACCCGTCCGGGACATGGCTGGCTTCGGTGCACGGAAAGCGCCGTGCAGAGATTGAAAAGCATCACTCTGCCACTCACCTGATGCATGCAGCACTGCGTGAGGTGCTTGGTGAGCACGTATCACAGAAGGGATCGCTTGTAGCCCCCGACAGGCTCCGGTTCGATTTTTCACACTATGATGCTCTGAAGGAAAACGAGCTCAATGAAATTGAGGCATTGGTTAATAAAAAAGTGCGCGAGAATATTCCGCTTATAGAGGAACGGGACGTCCCGGTCGGAGAGGCCAGAAAAAGGGGTGCAATGATGCTTTTTGGTGAAAAATACGGCGATCGGGTGCGTGTCATCACGTTCGATCCTGGCTTTTCGGTTGAGCTTTGCGGAGGCACGCACGTCAATGCAAGCGGAAGCATCGGATATTTCCGTTTTACGGGCGAAACATCGGTTGCATCCGGAATCCGGCGGGTTGAAGCCGTAGCAGGTGAAGCAGCGGATTCGGAACTGAGACAGGAAAAGCTCCTCGTGGAACGGGTACAAACTCTGCTGGGGGCTCAAAAAGATGTGGTTGCCGGCATCGAGGAGCTTATGGCAAAGAACAAAGAACTCGAGAAAGAGCTGCAGCAGCTGAAACAGGCTGAAGCGGGGGATGCCCTGGATACGGTACTGGCAAGCGCGGCAGAGGTGGAAGGAGTACAGCTATACACCGGAACCGTGCCACACGCAGAAATGGATACGCTGAAACAGCTCGGATACGAAGCCATTCAAAAAACAAAGGAGCGGAGTGTTATTGTGCTGGGTTCTGTGGATGAGGAGTCAGGGAAAGTGTATCTGATGGCTGCTCTGACGGACGATCTCGTTGGCAGAGGAATAAAAGCCGGTGCACTGGTTTCAAATCTTGGAAAGATTGTGGGCGGAGGCGGCGGTGGCCAGCCCAATCTGGCCACGGCAGGAGGCAGGTTTCCCGATAAACTGCAGGAAGCAATGGATGCTGTAGCCGGCTGGATAAAGGAACAGCTGTCATAA
- the pdhA gene encoding pyruvate dehydrogenase (acetyl-transferring) E1 component subunit alpha produces the protein MAKKQQEAFFTPIGLENSTNGKVEKSVDLPEPTEKSHKDLDLSDDDVLSMYEQMYLQRRFEERAMQMYQKGKFGGFLHLYIGQEAVSTGTVFALNDDDDIITAYRDHGWGLVRGVTPKEGMAELFGKETGCSKGKGGSMHFAKVENHFWGGYGIVGGHIPIGGGIAFANKYQENDRVTACFFGDGAVDQGALHETLNMSQLWSLPCIYVVENNGYSMGTSARRHTVNEIHERSKGYGMKSAVFNGMDVFTVYENMRKIAEEVRKDSKPWFVEIRTYRYRGHSMSDPQKYRSKEELEEYQKTDPVERLKKYIIDKKVAGKKKIEEIEERIEEEVLEAIDYAEDSPFPENEALFEDMYADEPHFHDRDDFKGF, from the coding sequence ATGGCGAAAAAACAACAAGAAGCTTTTTTTACTCCTATTGGGTTAGAAAACAGTACCAACGGCAAGGTTGAAAAGTCTGTTGATCTCCCGGAACCCACTGAAAAATCCCATAAGGATCTCGACTTGTCGGATGATGATGTGCTGTCGATGTATGAACAGATGTATCTGCAGCGACGGTTCGAGGAACGCGCCATGCAAATGTATCAAAAAGGTAAATTTGGCGGATTTCTACATCTCTACATTGGTCAGGAGGCCGTTTCTACGGGTACAGTATTTGCACTGAATGATGATGATGATATCATTACAGCCTATCGCGACCATGGCTGGGGACTCGTCCGGGGTGTCACACCCAAAGAAGGAATGGCTGAGCTGTTTGGCAAAGAAACCGGGTGCTCGAAAGGAAAGGGCGGCTCGATGCACTTTGCAAAGGTTGAAAATCACTTCTGGGGCGGCTACGGAATAGTAGGCGGACACATACCGATTGGCGGGGGAATTGCTTTTGCAAATAAGTATCAGGAAAATGATCGCGTTACCGCCTGCTTTTTTGGCGATGGCGCGGTTGACCAGGGAGCACTTCACGAAACACTCAACATGAGTCAGCTCTGGAGCCTTCCATGCATCTACGTGGTAGAGAATAACGGGTATTCCATGGGTACGTCTGCCCGGAGGCATACCGTTAATGAAATTCACGAACGATCGAAAGGTTACGGAATGAAAAGTGCTGTTTTCAACGGGATGGATGTGTTCACCGTGTACGAAAATATGCGGAAAATAGCTGAAGAGGTTCGCAAGGATTCCAAGCCGTGGTTTGTGGAGATCCGTACCTACCGATACAGGGGACATTCCATGTCGGACCCTCAAAAGTATCGAAGCAAAGAGGAGCTGGAGGAGTACCAGAAAACAGATCCTGTTGAACGGCTCAAGAAGTATATTATCGACAAAAAGGTAGCCGGCAAGAAAAAGATTGAGGAAATCGAAGAAAGAATCGAAGAAGAGGTGCTCGAAGCTATAGACTATGCGGAGGATTCTCCCTTCCCGGAAAATGAGGCTCTCTTTGAAGATATGTACGCGGATGAACCCCATTTTCATGACCGCGATGACTTCAAAGGGTTTTAG
- a CDS encoding aminotransferase class V-fold PLP-dependent enzyme, which produces MIEASTEMDFKQNVRSWFPHTQTGHIYLNHAAISPISVRVKDAIDSFILERQSGPIDNLEKCMKISEETRKLAADYLNADSPSAITFTGNTSDGISAVAEGLQLEAGDEILLNSMEFPTNVQPYRALASRGVKTRVLDTPQNEITASMIEKRINPKTKVVSISAVQFLSGYHADLEAIGKLCEERGVWFVVDAIQCLGAFPIDVQACRISALASGSHKWLMSPMGTGILYTAPSLAEKLQPSKTGWLSVEEPWDLFQYEQDWLPYSQHLETGTPNMIGLAGLGASLKMFKEIGYERISRNVLTLSGYLTRRLEGLSGVKVISPADDAHRAGIVSFTIDRIENVQALTDELKKKKITISSREGVLRIAPHFYNTTAELDACLESLPL; this is translated from the coding sequence ATGATTGAAGCATCCACAGAAATGGATTTTAAACAGAATGTGCGAAGCTGGTTTCCCCACACGCAAACAGGTCATATCTATCTGAATCACGCTGCCATATCCCCGATATCCGTTCGTGTGAAGGATGCGATTGATTCGTTTATCCTCGAAAGGCAATCCGGTCCAATCGACAACCTGGAAAAGTGCATGAAGATCAGCGAAGAGACCCGCAAACTGGCTGCTGATTATCTGAATGCAGACTCCCCGTCAGCCATCACGTTTACCGGGAATACCTCTGACGGAATATCCGCTGTTGCGGAAGGGTTACAGCTGGAAGCCGGTGACGAAATATTGCTCAACAGCATGGAGTTTCCAACCAATGTGCAGCCCTACCGTGCGCTTGCATCGCGGGGGGTTAAAACGCGCGTGCTCGACACTCCCCAGAATGAAATAACCGCATCTATGATTGAGAAGCGGATCAACCCGAAAACAAAGGTAGTTTCCATCAGCGCAGTTCAGTTTCTCAGCGGATATCATGCCGATCTGGAGGCGATTGGCAAGCTCTGTGAAGAACGCGGTGTGTGGTTTGTGGTCGACGCCATTCAGTGTCTGGGTGCGTTTCCGATTGATGTTCAGGCTTGCCGCATCAGCGCTCTCGCAAGCGGCAGCCACAAATGGCTGATGAGCCCAATGGGAACCGGTATTCTCTACACGGCTCCGTCACTCGCCGAAAAACTGCAGCCCAGTAAAACCGGATGGCTGTCGGTTGAAGAACCCTGGGATCTGTTTCAGTATGAACAGGACTGGCTGCCCTATTCGCAACATCTTGAAACAGGAACGCCCAACATGATTGGACTTGCGGGACTGGGTGCCTCTCTTAAAATGTTTAAGGAGATTGGCTATGAAAGGATCAGCCGGAATGTATTAACCCTCTCGGGATACCTGACCCGCCGGCTGGAGGGGCTTAGCGGTGTGAAGGTGATCTCTCCGGCAGATGATGCACATCGCGCAGGTATCGTAAGTTTCACAATCGATCGTATTGAAAATGTACAGGCGCTTACGGATGAACTCAAAAAGAAGAAGATTACCATCTCGTCCAGAGAAGGAGTATTGCGTATTGCCCCTCATTTTTATAACACCACAGCCGAACTGGATGCCTGCCTCGAGTCACTCCCGCTATAG